In a genomic window of Telopea speciosissima isolate NSW1024214 ecotype Mountain lineage chromosome 5, Tspe_v1, whole genome shotgun sequence:
- the LOC122663036 gene encoding uncharacterized protein LOC122663036 has protein sequence MGGCFSCRSFPDSFDVIRVVHFNGSVQDFDDPLTVGDITGKPPKYFVCTPSQLISFNSSEALSPDTQLQRGNIYYVLPLSALQWEASPVDFVGIATRLTKVAKRSGSINHARSPQSSPVLDVLQSLGRSKSTPERVKPISEEVITSVELKESVEHVKMDDNHKISYRAQSWKPILETIKEKSFGRRSESDLPSPFIKTPR, from the coding sequence atgggtggcTGTTTCTCTTGCAGATCATTTCCAGATTCCTTTGATGTTATTCGCGTGGTTCACTTCAATGGCTCAGTGCAAGACTTCGATGATCCACTCACGGTGGGTGATATCACAGGAAAGCCACCTAAGTATTTTGTTTGTACCCCATCACAACTTATTTCCTTCAACTCCTCAGAAGCTCTCTCACCGGATACTCAACTTCAACGAGGAAATATCTACTACGTATTACCCTTATCTGCTCTCCAGTGGGAAGCTTCACCGGTTGATTTTGTTGGTATAGCAACACGTCTTACCAAGGTTGCTAAACGTTCTGGATCCATTAATCATGCTAGGAGCCCACAAAGTAGTCCAGTTTTGGATGTATTGCAGAGCCTGGGAAGATCTAAGTCAACACCAGAACGAGTTAAACCGATTTCTGAAGAGGTTATTACAAGTGTCGAATTAAAGGAATCTGTAGAACATGTAAAGATGGATGATAATCATAAAATATCTTACAGAGCTCAGTCATGGAAACCAATCCTTGAGACTATCAAGGAAAAATCATTTGGCCGTCGAAGTGAGTCAGATCTTCCCAGCCCATTTATTAAAACACCTAGATAG